A genome region from Paludibacterium sp. B53371 includes the following:
- a CDS encoding ABC transporter ATP-binding protein — protein MNLPVAWQHYRRLLAALRRHHPRALAQLGMISLVVCLISSASILTPWLLKQSLDQLQDQQHWPGILTISAYALCWGASQVAFFWKNTLAASLSASFECGLGLALFEHRIRQPWRTHNPQEPAGETLAIFRRVAGSVGALTCNLSWGLLPIVIELIGAAWLLTLSQGGQIALVLLLTMAAFFGCSLLTVRVARDVTRDIHHESTRLSGHLQERLGLIPTLQLNNAQTQAMQQASQYCTRWQDAVIRGNRRLGTLYAGKILLISAGLLAGLLLSTLAIQQGHGSLGDLVMLNAYMIQFAMPMTWLAGSLFDMQRHLLALEEGVRWLSTDCQPSRPALHPALPATLQVAALQVAALQVGSGAPLSFSVPPGQWLGLTGPSGTGKSRVLDALLKLSGYQGSICLGTCCAETCSDETWHALVTGVRQQPQLLAGSLRDNLTLGLSQPVDAQLLQRACYLACLDRLIADKPEGWEHPVSPEGGNLSGGERMRLAIARALLHQPAVLILDEPTAALDSETERQLLARLRSSGLTIIVASHSAYCLQQCEQILSLGPAEGRIHDNNGLLPCDQTHEHG, from the coding sequence ATGAACCTGCCTGTCGCCTGGCAACACTATCGCCGCCTGCTGGCGGCATTGCGCCGCCACCACCCGCGTGCCCTGGCGCAATTGGGCATGATCTCGCTGGTGGTCTGCCTGATCAGCAGCGCCAGCATCCTCACGCCCTGGCTGCTCAAGCAGTCGCTGGACCAATTGCAGGACCAGCAACATTGGCCCGGCATCCTGACCATCAGTGCCTATGCCCTGTGCTGGGGCGCCAGCCAGGTGGCCTTCTTCTGGAAGAACACCCTGGCCGCCAGCCTGTCGGCCTCTTTCGAATGCGGCCTCGGGCTGGCGCTGTTCGAACATCGCATCCGCCAGCCATGGCGCACACACAATCCGCAGGAGCCGGCCGGCGAAACCCTGGCGATTTTCCGCCGCGTAGCCGGCAGCGTCGGCGCCCTGACCTGCAATCTCAGTTGGGGCCTGCTGCCCATCGTCATCGAACTGATCGGTGCGGCCTGGCTGCTGACCCTCAGCCAGGGCGGGCAGATCGCGCTGGTCCTGCTCCTGACCATGGCGGCCTTCTTCGGCTGCTCGCTGCTCACCGTGCGCGTCGCACGCGACGTCACCCGCGACATCCACCACGAAAGCACCCGGCTGAGCGGACATCTGCAGGAGCGCCTCGGCCTGATTCCCACCCTGCAGCTGAACAACGCGCAGACCCAGGCCATGCAGCAGGCCAGCCAGTACTGCACACGCTGGCAGGACGCGGTCATCCGTGGCAACCGCCGACTGGGCACACTCTACGCCGGCAAAATCCTGCTGATCTCGGCCGGCCTGCTGGCCGGCCTGCTGCTGTCGACCCTGGCGATTCAGCAGGGGCATGGCAGTCTGGGCGATCTGGTCATGCTCAATGCCTACATGATCCAGTTCGCCATGCCCATGACCTGGCTGGCGGGCAGCCTGTTCGACATGCAGCGTCATCTGCTGGCGCTGGAAGAAGGCGTCCGCTGGCTATCGACCGACTGCCAGCCGTCCCGGCCCGCTCTCCATCCGGCATTACCGGCCACCCTGCAGGTGGCGGCACTGCAGGTGGCGGCACTGCAGGTGGGCAGCGGTGCCCCCCTGTCGTTCTCCGTTCCCCCCGGTCAATGGCTGGGGCTCACCGGCCCCTCAGGGACAGGCAAAAGCCGCGTGCTGGACGCCCTGCTGAAACTGAGTGGTTATCAGGGCAGCATCTGCCTGGGAACGTGTTGCGCCGAAACCTGCAGTGATGAGACGTGGCATGCGCTGGTGACCGGCGTCAGACAGCAGCCTCAGCTGTTGGCAGGCAGCCTGCGCGACAACCTGACCCTGGGTCTGAGCCAGCCGGTCGATGCCCAGCTGTTGCAGCGTGCCTGCTACCTGGCCTGCCTGGACCGGCTCATCGCAGACAAGCCTGAGGGATGGGAGCATCCGGTCAGCCCGGAGGGGGGCAATCTGTCCGGCGGAGAGAGGATGCGACTGGCCATTGCACGAGCCCTGCTGCACCAGCCGGCGGTGCTGATTCTGGACGAGCCGACGGCGGCGCTGGACAGCGAAACCGAGCGCCAGTTACTGGCCCGGCTGCGCAGCAGTGGCCTGACCATCATCGTCGCCAGCCACTCGGCTTATTGCCTGCAGCAATGCGAGCAGATCCTGAGCCTCGGCCCCGCTGAAGGACGAATTCATGACAACAATGGCCTTCTGCCTTGTGATCAAACCCATGAGCATGGATAA
- a CDS encoding glycosyltransferase family 2 protein, which yields MQPIVSIILPSYNDLSYLETTLRSITAQTFTNFELIIVDDGSSDETPVRLRSLIASDTRLRYARRQRGGVGAARNTGLEQARGRFIAFVDADDLLHPTFLHTLVNAAENSQADVVQCWMHGFADGTPCNFPPTYTVAGKGMAGLDGLRALLTGELPVSVCSRLYRRESMGSMRFAEGLVYEDLEFSVRLMASVTRVQIVPLALYGNRQRQRGIRAQYAPFLVEDRITILQRVKDTLQQSQHWPALRPEFQQLAVRFLGREGFKDLIRDQSLDEFLYQRLLSSLRLDGELTLGLLRKLPLAPGERKWVGLPLLHPSLGRTFLNFQLRRRLKRSKA from the coding sequence ATGCAGCCCATCGTTTCCATCATCCTTCCCAGCTACAACGACCTCAGTTATCTCGAAACCACGCTGCGCTCAATCACGGCACAGACCTTTACCAATTTCGAGCTGATCATCGTCGATGACGGCAGCAGCGACGAAACACCGGTTCGGCTGCGCTCGCTGATCGCCTCCGACACCCGGCTGCGCTATGCCCGCCGCCAGCGCGGCGGCGTCGGCGCAGCTCGCAACACCGGGCTGGAGCAGGCTCGAGGCCGCTTTATTGCCTTTGTCGATGCCGACGATCTGCTGCACCCCACTTTCCTGCACACCCTGGTCAACGCGGCCGAGAACAGTCAGGCCGACGTGGTGCAATGCTGGATGCACGGCTTTGCCGATGGCACCCCCTGCAACTTCCCGCCAACCTATACCGTGGCAGGCAAAGGGATGGCCGGCCTGGACGGACTGCGCGCCCTGCTGACCGGAGAATTGCCCGTCAGCGTCTGCAGCCGGCTGTACCGGCGCGAGAGCATGGGGTCGATGCGCTTTGCCGAAGGACTGGTTTACGAGGATCTGGAGTTCTCCGTCCGGCTGATGGCCTCGGTCACGCGGGTGCAGATCGTGCCACTGGCCCTGTACGGCAATCGTCAGCGCCAGCGCGGCATTCGTGCGCAGTACGCGCCCTTCCTGGTGGAAGACCGCATCACCATCCTGCAACGCGTCAAGGACACCCTGCAGCAAAGCCAGCACTGGCCGGCGCTGCGCCCGGAGTTCCAGCAGCTGGCGGTACGCTTTCTCGGCAGGGAAGGCTTCAAGGATCTGATCCGCGACCAGTCTCTGGACGAGTTTCTCTATCAACGCCTGCTCAGCAGCCTGCGCCTGGATGGCGAACTGACGCTCGGCCTGCTGCGCAAACTGCCGCTGGCGCCAGGAGAAAGGAAATGGGTGGGCTTGCCCCTGCTGCATCCCTCGCTCGGCCGCACTTTCCTGAACTTCCAGTTGAGGCGGCGTCTCAAGCGCAGCAAGGCATGA
- a CDS encoding bacterioferritin — protein MNAKDTKKAIEALNHIMELELAGVVKYTHYALMVYGYNRIPIVSWLKGNATESLDHAHRAGELVTLLGGHPSLKIGALLETERHDIGDILRESLSHEQAALDAYYELLKISADKSVLLEEYAREMIVQEELHLDEVNKMLRAPGALKPFSA, from the coding sequence ATGAATGCCAAAGATACCAAAAAAGCGATTGAAGCCCTGAATCACATCATGGAACTGGAGTTGGCCGGGGTGGTGAAGTACACCCACTATGCGCTGATGGTGTATGGCTACAACCGTATCCCCATCGTGTCATGGCTCAAGGGCAATGCCACGGAGAGTCTGGACCATGCCCATCGTGCCGGCGAGCTGGTGACTCTGCTGGGCGGTCATCCTTCACTGAAGATCGGCGCCCTGCTGGAAACTGAGCGTCATGATATCGGCGATATCCTGCGCGAGAGTCTGTCGCATGAGCAGGCCGCACTCGATGCCTACTACGAGCTGCTGAAGATCAGTGCCGACAAGTCGGTTCTGCTGGAGGAATATGCCCGCGAGATGATCGTGCAGGAAGAGCTGCATCTTGACGAGGTCAACAAGATGCTGCGCGCACCGGGCGCACTCAAACCCTTCTCTGCCTGA
- a CDS encoding DUF6671 family protein — protein sequence MAPDPLYAGQTVALLSLHDKARLLAPLLSQAGLAVQPETGFDTDQLGSFTREHARAGSQLQAARTKARLGMSLTGLPLGLGSEGSFGPDPFGMGLPWNVEVLVMLDDRLGLELVAWAQGPARHHHVRVPDWPALLAAARAAGFPAHRLVLRPEGPDHPLLYKGLADEGALRQAFERLQQASANGQVFMESDLRAHCNPTRQGVIVEAGQALLARLRAHCPACYAPGWNRVDTVPGLPCEACGCPTRQPLACRWVCLRCRHEQLEPAASGAADPATCDFCNP from the coding sequence ATGGCGCCTGATCCGCTGTATGCCGGTCAGACCGTCGCGTTGTTGAGTTTGCATGACAAGGCGCGTCTGCTGGCGCCGCTGCTGAGCCAGGCCGGGCTCGCCGTGCAGCCGGAGACCGGCTTCGATACCGACCAGCTGGGCAGTTTTACCCGCGAGCATGCCCGGGCAGGCTCGCAGTTGCAGGCTGCCCGAACCAAGGCCAGGCTCGGTATGTCGCTGACCGGGCTGCCTCTCGGTCTGGGGAGCGAGGGCAGTTTTGGGCCGGATCCTTTCGGGATGGGGCTGCCGTGGAACGTCGAAGTGCTGGTGATGTTGGACGATCGTCTGGGGCTGGAACTGGTGGCGTGGGCGCAGGGGCCTGCCCGGCATCATCATGTGCGGGTGCCTGACTGGCCGGCCTTGCTGGCGGCGGCCCGGGCTGCCGGATTTCCTGCCCATCGCCTGGTGTTGCGTCCGGAGGGACCGGATCATCCCCTGCTGTACAAGGGGCTGGCGGACGAGGGGGCCTTGCGTCAGGCTTTCGAGCGGCTGCAGCAGGCTTCCGCCAACGGCCAGGTGTTCATGGAGAGTGATTTGCGGGCGCACTGCAATCCCACCCGGCAGGGCGTGATTGTCGAGGCCGGGCAGGCCTTGCTGGCCCGTTTGCGCGCACATTGCCCGGCCTGTTATGCCCCCGGCTGGAACAGGGTCGATACGGTGCCGGGTCTGCCCTGCGAGGCTTGTGGCTGCCCGACACGTCAGCCGCTTGCCTGCCGCTGGGTCTGCCTGCGTTGTCGCCATGAGCAGCTAGAGCCGGCTGCGTCCGGTGCGGCGGATCCTGCCACTTGCGACTTCTGCAATCCCTGA
- a CDS encoding YbcC family protein, whose protein sequence is MNARSDAAVSQQTTLCAAVERACGGIAPAWPLDQLIAVNPHWGAIDLPFAEQGARLTRLMGRSLFPSRQRFAEDWRQGRIQPGHLDLALQEGDHSWSRARLIAWLDQPEPPAQRWPLLVHVLDARRDLGHAPAWSTVLTQQISQFCAAWFDDGQADWHAPHEGSLYQAWLHGVQHDHAVSLLLNAPWLAARARGLPDQAEALLCHALSVLGLPEPLWADYLQALLLSVNGWAAHCAWRDWPERPQAGQLRELLAIRLAWECLLDDGRREAGSVWHDWLQAWQQRPSPRVDQAAALWLRARELAYQLPLARQLAGVRPAAATSPSVQMVFCIDVRSEVLRRHLEQQDSRIETRGFAGFFGLPIAFEPLGMALRQPQLPGLLSPTMTAVESSGQSALDQRLTTLRQRRLLRRQAAQPFARMPASSFLQVEALGLGYVGKLLRRSLPGRALTAAVAGLRGAEAARLRPRVQIEGDAALDLAERVLTGMGLQGALAPLVLLVGHASQSANNPMAAALDCGACCGQSGEVNARALAELLNRPSVRAGLAQRGWPLGETLFLAALHQTSTDVLQLFDTAGLPAAQQAAVNRLLPVLQRASEGARAERAGRLDLVPQSGQGAGLLAALQVRACDWAQTRPEWGLAGNAAFVAAPRRRTQGRPLDGRVFLHDYDWRQDPDGCLLTQIMTAPVVVAHWINLQYYASTVDNERFGSGNKLLHNVVGGHLGVFEGNAGDLRIGLPLQSLHDGRDWVHEPLRLSVLVEAPVAMLDQVLAAQDLVRQLVQNQWLFLLQIDPQSGAVALWRRDGWQVVAGDGA, encoded by the coding sequence ATGAATGCCCGTAGCGACGCTGCCGTCAGCCAGCAGACGACCTTGTGTGCCGCGGTGGAGCGTGCCTGTGGCGGCATTGCCCCGGCCTGGCCTCTGGATCAGCTGATTGCGGTCAATCCGCACTGGGGCGCCATCGACCTGCCGTTTGCCGAGCAGGGGGCACGACTGACGCGGCTGATGGGGCGTTCGCTGTTTCCATCCCGTCAGCGTTTTGCCGAAGACTGGCGCCAGGGCCGTATTCAGCCCGGGCATCTGGACCTGGCCTTGCAGGAGGGCGACCACAGCTGGTCGCGTGCCCGGCTGATCGCGTGGCTGGATCAGCCTGAGCCACCCGCGCAGCGCTGGCCCTTGCTGGTGCATGTCCTGGATGCGCGGAGAGATCTGGGGCATGCCCCGGCCTGGAGTACGGTGCTGACGCAGCAGATCAGCCAGTTTTGTGCCGCCTGGTTTGACGATGGTCAGGCGGATTGGCATGCGCCGCATGAGGGCAGCCTGTATCAGGCCTGGTTGCATGGTGTGCAGCATGATCATGCCGTCAGTCTGTTGCTGAACGCGCCCTGGCTGGCGGCGCGGGCGCGTGGCTTGCCCGATCAGGCTGAGGCGCTGCTGTGCCATGCCCTCTCCGTGCTGGGGCTGCCCGAGCCGTTGTGGGCAGACTATCTGCAGGCCCTGCTGTTGTCGGTCAATGGCTGGGCAGCGCATTGTGCCTGGCGTGACTGGCCCGAGCGACCGCAGGCGGGTCAGTTGCGTGAGTTGCTGGCCATCCGGCTGGCCTGGGAATGTCTGCTGGATGATGGCCGGCGTGAGGCAGGCAGCGTCTGGCATGACTGGCTGCAGGCCTGGCAGCAACGGCCTTCGCCCCGGGTCGATCAGGCGGCGGCCTTGTGGCTGCGTGCCCGTGAGCTGGCCTATCAGCTGCCGCTGGCGCGACAGCTGGCCGGGGTACGGCCAGCGGCGGCAACCTCGCCGTCGGTGCAGATGGTGTTTTGCATTGATGTGCGTTCCGAGGTGTTGCGGCGCCATCTGGAGCAACAGGACAGCCGCATCGAGACGCGTGGCTTTGCCGGCTTTTTCGGCTTGCCGATTGCGTTTGAACCGCTGGGGATGGCGCTGCGTCAGCCGCAGTTGCCCGGTCTGCTGAGTCCGACGATGACGGCGGTCGAGAGTAGTGGACAGTCGGCGCTGGATCAGCGTCTGACCACCCTGAGACAGAGACGGCTGCTGCGCCGTCAGGCGGCGCAGCCGTTTGCCCGCATGCCGGCTTCGTCTTTCCTGCAGGTCGAGGCGCTCGGTCTGGGCTATGTGGGCAAGTTGCTGCGTCGCAGTCTGCCGGGACGCGCGCTGACCGCCGCAGTCGCTGGCTTGCGTGGTGCCGAGGCCGCGCGCCTGCGCCCGCGGGTACAGATCGAGGGAGATGCCGCGCTGGATCTGGCCGAGCGGGTGTTGACGGGCATGGGCTTGCAGGGGGCGCTGGCGCCGCTGGTGTTGTTGGTCGGTCATGCCAGCCAGAGCGCCAACAACCCGATGGCGGCCGCGCTGGATTGCGGAGCCTGTTGCGGCCAGAGTGGCGAGGTCAATGCCAGGGCGCTGGCTGAGTTGCTCAACCGTCCGTCGGTACGGGCCGGCCTGGCGCAGCGCGGCTGGCCGCTGGGCGAGACGCTGTTCCTGGCTGCGCTGCACCAGACCAGCACGGATGTCCTGCAGTTGTTCGACACCGCTGGGCTGCCGGCGGCGCAGCAGGCGGCGGTGAATCGGCTGCTGCCCGTGTTGCAGCGTGCCAGCGAGGGGGCGCGTGCCGAACGCGCCGGGCGGCTGGATCTGGTGCCGCAGAGCGGGCAGGGTGCGGGCTTGCTGGCGGCCTTGCAGGTCAGGGCCTGTGATTGGGCGCAGACCCGTCCGGAGTGGGGGCTGGCCGGCAACGCAGCGTTTGTCGCCGCTCCGCGTCGGCGCACGCAGGGGCGGCCGCTGGATGGCCGGGTCTTCCTGCACGACTACGACTGGCGGCAGGATCCCGACGGGTGCTTGCTGACGCAGATCATGACAGCGCCGGTGGTGGTGGCGCACTGGATCAATCTGCAGTACTACGCCTCGACCGTCGACAACGAGCGTTTCGGCAGCGGCAACAAGTTGCTGCACAACGTGGTGGGCGGGCATCTCGGGGTGTTTGAGGGGAATGCCGGCGACTTGCGCATCGGTTTGCCGCTGCAGTCGCTGCATGATGGCCGCGACTGGGTGCATGAACCCTTGCGCTTGTCGGTGTTGGTGGAGGCGCCGGTCGCCATGCTGGATCAGGTGCTGGCCGCGCAGGATCTGGTACGGCAACTGGTGCAGAATCAGTGGCTGTTCCTGCTGCAGATCGATCCGCAGTCCGGGGCCGTGGCGCTCTGGCGCCGCGATGGCTGGCAGGTGGTGGCCGGTGATGGCGCCTGA
- a CDS encoding NADH-quinone oxidoreductase subunit L has protein sequence MPNSLSLLALLPLSYLLAGALLPVFRRDDQAWSWAEAISLLALFFVLAGAWPAWLAAQGVMVAVSLLIALLGWVIVRYSRRYLRGEPGQRRYLLAMLWTLAGAATVVQTDHLLWLALAWTATSLTLHRLLLFYPRREAAQVAAHKKFIASRLADVCLWLALTLIYQQVGSGSLAALSSELARQGGTPGLQLAAILLVFAVCLKTAQLPVHGWLLQVMEAPTPVSALLHAGVVNLGGVVLIRLAPLLEVVPLAQWLLVLVGSLTASVAGLVMMTRVSIKLRLAWSTCAQMGFMLLECGLGWYSLALLHLLAHSLYKAHAFLSAGEVLQHYRQRQGWPALSLPGWPWLCVVPLLLFVMLLPTGLPAPLCGMLSLGLAPCLWQVASPSLALWGGLRVAGLLALYLLWHAVFGQWLPHGLAPEGAAWWAVAWLTLLYGLQSWLACHPAGRLAQWLYPRAYGGFYLDEWFTRLTFRLWPLARPLSAGERP, from the coding sequence ATGCCGAATTCCCTTTCTCTGCTCGCGCTGTTGCCACTGAGCTATCTGCTGGCCGGGGCGCTGCTGCCAGTGTTTCGGCGCGATGACCAGGCGTGGTCATGGGCCGAGGCCATCAGTCTGCTGGCCTTGTTTTTTGTGCTGGCGGGCGCCTGGCCGGCCTGGCTGGCTGCTCAGGGGGTGATGGTCGCCGTCAGCCTGCTGATCGCTTTGCTGGGCTGGGTGATCGTGCGCTATTCACGGCGCTATTTGCGTGGCGAGCCCGGACAGCGCCGCTATTTGCTGGCCATGCTGTGGACCCTGGCCGGCGCGGCCACGGTGGTGCAGACCGATCATCTGCTGTGGCTGGCGCTGGCCTGGACCGCCACCAGCCTGACCTTGCACCGTCTGTTGCTTTTTTATCCGCGGCGTGAGGCGGCGCAGGTGGCTGCGCACAAGAAGTTCATTGCCAGCCGGCTGGCCGATGTTTGTCTGTGGCTGGCACTGACCCTGATCTATCAACAGGTCGGCAGCGGTTCGCTGGCGGCGCTGAGCAGCGAGCTGGCGCGCCAGGGAGGGACGCCGGGGCTGCAGCTTGCCGCCATCCTGCTGGTGTTTGCCGTGTGCCTGAAGACGGCGCAATTGCCGGTGCATGGCTGGCTGCTGCAGGTGATGGAGGCGCCGACGCCGGTGTCGGCGCTGCTGCATGCCGGAGTGGTCAATCTGGGGGGCGTGGTGCTAATCCGGCTGGCGCCCTTGCTGGAGGTCGTCCCGCTGGCGCAATGGCTGCTGGTGCTGGTGGGCAGTCTGACGGCTTCGGTGGCCGGCCTGGTGATGATGACCCGGGTGAGTATCAAACTGCGGCTGGCCTGGTCGACCTGCGCCCAGATGGGTTTCATGTTGCTGGAGTGTGGTCTGGGCTGGTATTCGCTGGCTCTGCTGCATCTGCTGGCGCATTCACTTTATAAAGCGCATGCCTTCCTGTCGGCCGGCGAGGTGCTGCAGCATTATCGTCAGCGCCAGGGGTGGCCGGCGCTGTCCCTGCCTGGCTGGCCCTGGCTGTGTGTGGTGCCGCTGCTGCTGTTTGTCATGCTGCTGCCGACAGGGTTGCCTGCTCCCCTTTGCGGGATGCTGTCCCTGGGGCTGGCACCCTGCCTGTGGCAGGTGGCTTCGCCGTCACTGGCGCTCTGGGGGGGCTTGCGCGTGGCTGGCCTGCTGGCGCTGTATCTGCTCTGGCATGCGGTATTTGGCCAGTGGCTGCCTCATGGTCTTGCCCCCGAAGGGGCGGCCTGGTGGGCCGTGGCCTGGCTGACGCTGCTGTATGGCCTGCAGAGCTGGCTGGCTTGTCATCCGGCCGGACGTCTGGCGCAGTGGCTCTATCCCCGTGCATATGGTGGTTTCTATCTGGATGAGTGGTTTACCCGCCTGACTTTTCGTCTCTGGCCGCTGGCGCGGCCGCTGTCTGCAGGAGAACGCCCATGA
- a CDS encoding LysR family transcriptional regulator produces MHRLNFHHLHYFWAVAREGHLTRAAERLHVSQSALSSQIRQLEAQLGQPLFEREGRSLSLTETGRMVLSYAESIFSLGKEMMAALDNHRAAGIRRLRVGSDATLSRNFQENFLRPLLATSDTQLLLRSGQLETLLPLLKAHELDVILSNRPVSSDARQPWRCRPLSRQSVCLVGPPRRDDQPFRLPQSLQDCAMILPGPDSELRGRFSTLCEQWGVTPKIRAEVDDMAMLRLLARDAGCVALVPAVVVQDELQQGQLVQYCTLPQVEETFYAITVERQFQPPGLAALLAAWKT; encoded by the coding sequence ATGCACAGACTGAACTTCCACCACCTGCATTACTTCTGGGCCGTGGCACGCGAAGGCCACCTGACACGCGCAGCAGAGCGCCTGCATGTGTCGCAATCGGCGCTGTCCTCACAAATCCGTCAGCTGGAAGCGCAGCTCGGCCAGCCATTGTTCGAGCGTGAGGGCCGCAGTCTCAGCCTGACCGAGACCGGTCGCATGGTATTGAGTTACGCCGAGAGCATTTTTTCTCTGGGCAAGGAAATGATGGCGGCGCTGGACAACCACCGAGCCGCCGGGATCCGGCGGCTGCGTGTCGGCAGTGACGCCACCCTGTCGCGCAATTTTCAGGAGAACTTCCTGCGTCCGCTGCTGGCCACGAGCGACACGCAATTGTTGTTGAGGTCCGGTCAGCTGGAAACCCTGCTGCCCCTGCTCAAGGCCCACGAGCTGGACGTGATCCTGTCCAACCGGCCAGTCAGCAGCGATGCGCGCCAACCCTGGCGCTGCCGCCCGCTCTCGCGCCAGAGTGTCTGTCTGGTCGGCCCGCCGCGCCGGGACGACCAGCCCTTCCGGCTACCGCAGAGCCTGCAGGATTGCGCCATGATCCTGCCCGGTCCGGACAGCGAACTGCGCGGACGCTTCAGCACGCTGTGTGAACAATGGGGGGTGACGCCGAAGATCCGTGCCGAAGTCGACGACATGGCGATGCTGCGCCTGCTGGCGCGCGATGCCGGCTGCGTGGCGCTGGTGCCGGCTGTGGTGGTACAGGATGAATTGCAACAGGGGCAGCTGGTGCAGTACTGCACCCTGCCCCAGGTCGAAGAGACGTTTTACGCCATTACTGTCGAACGGCAGTTCCAGCCGCCGGGACTCGCGGCGCTGCTGGCGGCATGGAAGACTTAA
- a CDS encoding L-threonylcarbamoyladenylate synthase: MNPTVTTDIDQACARLRVGQLVAIPTETVYGLAADACNLDAVQKVFRLKRRPASNPLIVHLAEAAQSVNWVKDVPPAAEKLMKTFWPGPLTLVLPAADHVSRVITAGQGSVALRVPAHPQARELLHRFGGGLVAPSANRYMSISPTSAAHVARQFAGEDLLILDGGACKVGLESTIVGLLPGEPPRLLRHGMLSAAELEAVLGCKLEVGAKGGLRVPGQHHRHYAPHTPAWRFSEVPAEALADAGCAWLWCGGAQASAGPALDLGDDPKAYARALYDALYQLDHLEGISRLLIQTPPDTPAWAAVHDRLHRASQPV, from the coding sequence GTGAACCCCACTGTTACCACCGATATCGATCAGGCCTGTGCACGCTTGCGCGTGGGCCAACTGGTTGCCATTCCCACTGAAACCGTTTATGGACTGGCGGCCGATGCCTGCAATCTGGACGCGGTGCAGAAGGTGTTCCGGCTCAAGCGTCGTCCGGCCAGCAATCCGCTGATCGTGCATCTGGCGGAAGCCGCGCAGTCGGTCAACTGGGTCAAGGATGTCCCGCCCGCCGCAGAAAAGCTGATGAAAACCTTCTGGCCCGGGCCGCTGACGCTGGTGTTGCCGGCGGCCGACCATGTGTCGCGGGTGATTACCGCCGGTCAGGGCAGTGTGGCGCTGCGTGTGCCGGCCCACCCGCAGGCACGCGAACTGCTGCATCGTTTTGGCGGCGGGCTGGTGGCACCGTCAGCCAATCGCTATATGTCGATCAGTCCGACCTCGGCGGCGCATGTGGCGCGCCAGTTTGCCGGCGAGGATTTGCTGATTCTGGATGGCGGCGCCTGCAAGGTCGGACTGGAGTCGACCATTGTCGGCCTGCTGCCCGGCGAGCCGCCGCGTCTGCTGCGCCACGGCATGTTGTCTGCGGCCGAGCTGGAAGCGGTGCTGGGCTGCAAGCTGGAGGTCGGTGCCAAAGGCGGGCTGCGCGTGCCCGGCCAGCATCACCGTCACTATGCCCCGCATACGCCGGCCTGGCGCTTTAGTGAGGTGCCGGCCGAAGCGCTGGCGGATGCTGGCTGTGCCTGGCTGTGGTGCGGTGGTGCCCAGGCCAGCGCCGGTCCGGCGCTGGATCTGGGGGACGATCCCAAAGCCTATGCGCGTGCGCTGTACGATGCGCTTTACCAGCTCGATCACCTTGAGGGCATCAGCCGTTTGCTGATTCAAACCCCGCCCGACACGCCCGCCTGGGCGGCCGTGCACGACCGCCTCCATCGCGCCAGTCAGCCGGTCTGA